A window of the Tiliqua scincoides isolate rTilSci1 chromosome 5, rTilSci1.hap2, whole genome shotgun sequence genome harbors these coding sequences:
- the LOC136653929 gene encoding olfactory receptor 4Q3-like has product MNGSTVAEFVFLDFSCSRSARFILLNLVLTCYITILLGNTLIMVTVWTEPKLFQCPMYLFLVNLSLHDMTLGSIASPKLVTHLLNSGGTISYGECMAQICSQHFFGGSEIFLLAVMAYDRYVAICHPLRYTTIMNRQHCFGLLIFCWIGGLIHGIFQVAVMALLPYCGANVLDNFYCDITQLIKLACSETSVDEILLIVSDGLVIVPSLLALLVSYATILATVCGRFGKDGSKALSTCSSHLSVVGLFFGPSIFVYLKPSSYSQVDKMASVFYMVVTPALNPLIYTLRNQEVKRAIGKLKNKCQCILVPQRE; this is encoded by the coding sequence ATGAATGGGTCAACAGTTGCAGAGTTTGTCTTCCTGGACTTCTCCTGCTCTCGCTCTGCTCGGTTCATCCTTTTAAATCTGGTCTTGACCTGCTACATCACCATCCTTCTGGGAAACACGCTTATCATGGTGACGGTGTGGACTGAGCCCAAACTCTTTCAGTGCCCCATGTACTTGTTCCTGGTTAATCTTTCCCTCCATGATATGACATTGGGCTCTATAGCATCTCCCAAACTAGTGACTCACCTGTTGAACAGCGGTGGAACCATTTCTTATGGAGAATGCATGGCCCAGATATGTAGCCAACACTTTTTTGGTGGTTCAGAAATTTTCCTCCTTGCTGTCATGGCCTAcgatcgctatgtggccatctgccacccactaaGATACACAACTATCATGAACCGACAACATTGCTTCGGTCTCCTCATATTTTGCTGGATAGGGGGACTCATTCATGGCATTTTCCAGGTAGCAGTCATGGCCCTGCTACCATATTGTGGAGCGAATGTGTTAGATAATTTCTATTGTGACATCACACAGTTGATCAAGCTGGCCTGTTCAGAAACCTCTGTTGATGAAATACTCTTGATAGTCAGTGATGGCCTAGTAATTGTACCCTCCCTTCTGGCCTTGCTGGTTTCATATGCCACCATCCTGGCCACCGTCTGTGGCCGTTTTGGGAAGGATGGTAGTAAGGCTCTGTCCACCTGCAGTTCCCACCTGTCAGTAGTTGGCCTTTTCTTTGGACCCAGTATCTTTGTGTATCTGAAGCCCTCCTCCTACTCCCAGGTGGACAAAATGGCCTCTGTGTTCTACATGGTGGTCACTCCTGCACTCAATCCTCTGATCTACACTCTGAGGAACCAAGAGGTGAAGAGAGCCATAGGGAAGTTGAAAAACAAGTGTCAATGCATTCTGGTTCCTCAGAGGGAGTGA
- the LOC136653928 gene encoding olfactory receptor 4Q3-like, producing the protein MNGSTISKFILLGFSCSHIAQLFLFVLVLACYTTALLGNFVIMVTVWSESKLLQSSMYFFLANLSFIDMSLGSLAAPKLVTDLLNSFSIISYGGCMVQLFGLHLFGGAEMFVLTLMAYDHCVAICHPLRYTSIMDRQRCFSLLIFCWTGAFIHSTIQIVVLAQLPFCGPNVLDNFFCDIPQVIKLACAEIYVVEILMLISGGLITLPNCLAVLVSYVIILASFCGRFGKGGRKALSTCSSHLTVVGLFFGPMVFVYLKPFSHSQVDKMASVFYMVVTPALNPLIYTLRNQEMKGAMGKLNHKCKLLLLHQRE; encoded by the coding sequence ATGAATGGCTCCACCATCTCAAAGTTCATTTTGCTGGGCTTCTCCTGTTCCCACATTGCACAGCTCTTTCTTTTTGTCCTGGTCTTGGCCTGCTACACCACCGCCCTTCTGGGAAACTTCGTAATTATGGTGACCGTGTGGTCTGAGTCCAAGCTCCTTCAAAGttccatgtatttcttccttgccaatctgtCCTTTATCGACATGTCTTTGGGTTCATTGGCTGCCCCCAAATTAGTGACTGACCTATTGAACAGTTTCTCTATCATATCTTATGGTGGCTGTATGGTCCAGCTGTTTGGTCTGCACCTCTTTGGGGGTGCAGAGATGTTTGTCCTCACTCTCATGGCCTACGACCATTGTGTGGCCATATGCCACCCACTGAGATATACATCCATCATGGACCGGCAACGCTGCTTCAGTCTACTGATATTTTGCTGGACAGGAGCCTTCATTCATTCCACTATCCAGATAGTGGTCTTAGCCCAGCTACCATTCTGTGGACCGAATGTGttggacaatttcttctgtgacatcccacAGGTAATCAAGCTGGCATGTGCAGAAATCTATGTGGTTGAGATACTGATGCTGATCAGTGGTGGCTTAATAACTCTACCCAACTGTCTGGCTGTACTGGTTTCATATGTCATCATCTTGGCCTCCTTCTGTGGCCGTtttgggaagggtggtaggaAGGCTCTGTCTACCTGCAGCTCCCACCTGACAGTGGTTGGCCTCTTCTTTGGACCCATGGTTTTTGTCTACCTTAAACCCTTCTCCCACTCtcaggtggacaaaatggcttctgtgttctacatggtagtcacccctgccctaaatcctCTGATCTACACTCTGAGGAACCAAGAGATGAAGGGAGCCATGGGGAAATTGAATCACAAGTGTAAACTCCTGCTGCTGCATCAAAGGGAGTAG
- the LOC136653926 gene encoding olfactory receptor 4Q3-like produces the protein MSLGSVATPKLATDLLNSGGTISFSGCMAQIFGLHFFGGAEMFLLTVMGYDRYVAICHPLRYTTIMNRQCCFSLVVFCWMGALIHSVFQTVVMSQLPYCGVNVLDNFFCDIPQVIKLSCSETYVAKILMVVSDGLVTLPCFLTLLLSYVIILATICGHFGKGGRKALSTCGSHLTVVGLFYGPIVFVYLKTSSSSQVDKMASMFYMVVTPAFNPLIYTLRNQEVKESMRKLKNKCRHLLFPQCKISFPYQLHCCIREP, from the coding sequence ATGTCATTGGGCTCTGTAGCAACCCCCAAACTAGCAACTGACCTATTGAACAGTGGCGGAACTATTTCCTTTAGCGGTTGCATGGCCCAGATATTTGGTCTCCACTTCTTTGGAGGTGCAGAAATGTTCCTCCTCACTGTCATGGGctatgatcgctatgtggccatctgccacccactgagaTACACAACCATCATGAACCGACAATGTTGCTTCAGTCTCGTCGTATTTTGTTGGATGGGAGCACTTATTCACAGCGTTTTTCAGACAGTGGTGATGTCTCAGCTACCATATTGTGGAGTGAATGTGTTGgataatttcttctgtgacatcccacAGGTAATCAAGCTGTCCTGTTCAGAAACCTATGTTGCTAAGATACTCATGGTAGTCAGTGATGGCCTAGTAACTCTACCTTGCTTTCTGACCTTGCTGCTTTCATATGTCATCATCCTGGCCACCatctgtggccattttgggaagggtggtaggaAGGCTCTGTCCACTTGTGGCTCCCACCTCACAGTGGTTGGCCTCTTCTATGGGCCCATTGTTTTTGTGTATCTGAAGACCTCCTCCAGCTCCCAAGTGGACAAAATGGCCTCCATGTTCTACATGGTAGTCACGCCTGCTTTCAATCCCCTGATCTACACTCTGAGAAACCAAGAGGTGAAGGAATCCATGAGGAAATTGAAAAACAAGTGTAGACACCTCCTGTTTCCTCAGTGCAAGATTTCCTTTCCCTATCAATTACATTGTTGTATACGTGAGCCCTAA